Proteins encoded by one window of Anaeromyxobacter sp.:
- the ccsB gene encoding c-type cytochrome biogenesis protein CcsB produces MLQYVLVEHPFFAFTSLLYAAAMAAYAAAWKSARARVGQAGTALMIAALALNAALILGRYLEAGRAPFKSLFESLVFFAFTCGVVYVVMERLYRTKVFGAIAALMSLGCMVYALAKWDAEIVKLPPALQSAWFVPHVVVYFIGYGAVAFATGVAIIQLLASRVPFVERMVSMKAGSVLSGAPLDLDKITYDAVRFGFILLTLGLLVGSVWAKSAWGDFWVWDPKENWSLVTWLVYGAYLHLRKVRGWRGDKAAWLAIIGFAVVMFTYLGMGLLPTAEESAHVYTQ; encoded by the coding sequence ACGCCGCCGCCATGGCGGCCTACGCGGCGGCCTGGAAGTCGGCCCGCGCCCGCGTCGGGCAGGCCGGCACGGCGCTCATGATCGCCGCCCTGGCCCTCAACGCCGCCCTCATCCTGGGGCGCTACCTGGAGGCGGGCCGGGCGCCGTTCAAGTCGCTCTTCGAGTCGCTGGTCTTCTTCGCCTTCACCTGCGGCGTGGTCTACGTGGTGATGGAGCGGCTCTACCGCACCAAGGTCTTCGGGGCCATCGCGGCGCTGATGAGCCTGGGCTGCATGGTCTACGCCCTGGCCAAGTGGGACGCCGAGATCGTCAAGCTGCCCCCGGCGCTCCAGTCCGCCTGGTTCGTGCCGCACGTGGTGGTTTACTTCATCGGCTACGGCGCGGTGGCCTTCGCCACCGGCGTGGCCATCATCCAGCTGCTGGCCTCGCGCGTCCCCTTCGTGGAGCGCATGGTCTCCATGAAGGCCGGCTCGGTCCTCTCCGGGGCGCCGCTCGACCTCGACAAGATCACCTACGACGCGGTCCGCTTCGGCTTCATCCTGCTCACCCTGGGCCTGCTGGTGGGCTCGGTGTGGGCCAAGAGCGCCTGGGGCGACTTCTGGGTGTGGGACCCGAAGGAGAACTGGTCGCTGGTGACCTGGCTGGTCTACGGGGCCTACCTGCACCTGCGCAAGGTGCGCGGCTGGCGCGGCGACAAGGCGGCCTGGCTGGCCATCATCGGGTTCGCGGTGGTCATGTTCACCTACCTGGGCATGGGGCTCCTGCCCACGGCCGAGGAG